Proteins encoded by one window of Prosthecobacter vanneervenii:
- a CDS encoding hybrid sensor histidine kinase/response regulator, with translation MITTSTRDASRRILVIDDNRSIHDDFRKILAPADIAGDDLDAVEAALFGTTRQVQTFVVDAASQGEEGLQMVKQAMAEGQPYAMAFVDVRMPPGWDGIETTRQIWQVCPDMQIVICTAYADCSWNEVREQIMPGDRMLILKKPFDIIEVLQLAISLTEKSRLLQESKRHMLELEQRVRQRTHELQISQQMAFEKASLLDLSRDAIMVCGLDNRVTYWNKSAELLYGWTAAEAVGHLRTELKEVNSDLFQQACEKVLQTGEWDGELQQVTKDGRKLVVEARWTLLRDTTGQPRSILVINTDITERKKVEGQLLRAQRMESLGTLAGGIAHDLNNALTPIMMSIELLKLHEQDPVRMGVLATIENSARRGAEMVRQVLSFSRGVEGQRVEVQAGHLLKGVEKIASETFDKNIRVSTQIPADLWVVQGDPTQIHQMLLNLCVNARDAMPSGGFINIRASNLQLDAQCASMIAGAKPGPFLLVEIEDTGTGMPPEVVDRIFEPFFTTKEQGRGTGLGLSSALAIIKSHQGFIRVSSEPDKGSKFQVYLPAQMEMTAAAGQQPADQPVMTRGHGELVLLIDDEDAVRKITGQTLESFGYRVLPAADGVEASTLYAEYKDQISVVLTDMMMPVMDGPATIQVLMRMNPQVRIIAASGLSVKDMVAKATSAGVKHFIPKPYTAETLLQKLNSVLCSQVTAAF, from the coding sequence ATGATAACGACTAGCACGAGAGACGCCAGCAGGCGCATTTTGGTCATTGATGACAACAGGTCCATTCACGATGACTTTCGTAAAATCCTGGCCCCGGCAGACATTGCAGGTGACGATCTGGATGCGGTTGAGGCTGCACTATTTGGCACCACCCGGCAGGTCCAGACTTTCGTCGTCGATGCCGCTAGCCAGGGAGAAGAAGGGCTTCAGATGGTCAAGCAGGCAATGGCCGAAGGACAGCCCTACGCCATGGCATTTGTGGATGTGCGCATGCCTCCAGGCTGGGACGGCATCGAAACCACACGGCAGATCTGGCAGGTCTGTCCGGATATGCAGATTGTCATCTGCACCGCCTACGCAGATTGCTCCTGGAATGAAGTGCGGGAGCAGATCATGCCGGGAGACCGCATGCTCATTTTGAAGAAGCCGTTCGACATCATCGAGGTGCTCCAGCTGGCCATCTCGCTGACTGAAAAGTCGCGCCTCCTCCAGGAATCCAAGCGGCACATGCTGGAACTGGAGCAGCGTGTCAGGCAGCGCACCCATGAGCTGCAGATCTCTCAGCAGATGGCTTTTGAAAAAGCATCGCTTCTCGACCTCTCGCGGGACGCCATCATGGTCTGCGGACTCGATAACAGAGTCACTTACTGGAATAAAAGCGCCGAACTCCTTTACGGCTGGACTGCGGCAGAAGCAGTCGGACATCTGCGCACAGAGCTCAAGGAGGTGAATTCGGACTTGTTTCAACAGGCCTGCGAAAAAGTCCTCCAGACTGGAGAATGGGATGGGGAGCTTCAACAGGTGACCAAGGATGGTCGCAAGCTTGTGGTGGAGGCTCGCTGGACTCTTCTTCGAGACACAACTGGCCAGCCTCGTAGCATTCTGGTCATCAACACAGACATTACCGAACGAAAAAAGGTGGAGGGACAGCTGCTGCGTGCCCAACGCATGGAGAGCCTTGGCACGCTGGCTGGTGGCATCGCCCATGATCTCAACAACGCCCTGACACCTATCATGATGTCCATCGAGCTTCTGAAGCTCCATGAGCAGGACCCTGTGCGCATGGGTGTGCTGGCTACTATTGAAAATAGCGCCCGGCGCGGCGCTGAAATGGTGCGGCAGGTGCTGTCTTTCTCGCGTGGTGTCGAGGGGCAGCGGGTGGAAGTCCAGGCCGGGCATCTGCTCAAAGGCGTGGAAAAAATCGCCAGTGAAACCTTTGATAAGAACATCCGGGTCAGCACTCAGATACCAGCAGACCTCTGGGTGGTTCAGGGGGACCCCACGCAGATTCATCAAATGCTTCTCAATCTCTGTGTGAACGCACGTGATGCCATGCCTTCGGGCGGTTTTATCAACATTCGGGCCAGCAATCTCCAATTGGACGCCCAGTGTGCTTCCATGATCGCTGGAGCCAAGCCGGGTCCGTTTCTGCTCGTCGAGATTGAGGATACCGGCACAGGCATGCCTCCGGAAGTGGTGGATCGTATTTTCGAACCCTTCTTTACCACGAAAGAGCAGGGTAGGGGGACAGGGCTCGGGCTGTCCTCCGCGCTCGCCATCATCAAAAGCCATCAGGGTTTTATCCGTGTATCCAGCGAGCCCGACAAAGGATCAAAGTTCCAGGTTTATCTCCCCGCGCAGATGGAGATGACGGCGGCGGCTGGCCAGCAGCCTGCGGATCAGCCAGTCATGACTCGCGGCCACGGCGAGTTGGTGCTGCTCATTGATGATGAAGACGCCGTGCGGAAGATCACCGGTCAGACTTTGGAGTCTTTCGGTTATCGGGTTCTTCCCGCAGCAGACGGAGTGGAGGCTTCCACCTTGTATGCTGAGTACAAGGACCAGATCTCGGTGGTGCTTACCGATATGATGATGCCTGTCATGGATGGCCCGGCTACGATCCAGGTGCTCATGCGTATGAATCCACAGGTGCGTATCATCGCGGCCAGCGGCTTGAGTGTGAAGGACATGGTGGCCAAGGCCACCAGTGCCGGCGTGAAGCACTTCATCCCCAAACCTTACACTGCCGAGACTTTGCTCCAGAAGCTGAATTCTGTGCTTTGCTCGCAGGTCACGGCTGCTTTCTAA
- a CDS encoding sensor histidine kinase: protein MSAIAANTLPVGNEAKEAASLPRAVEAKERSHKGTAQPDADIHLLTLPPTVLQQREAALFHAAEFDLHRHTDQLFSRLMIVQWLAGIAAALWISPRTWIGDSSQVHVHVWAALLLGGAITAFPVWLAHKQPGLALTRHVIAAAQMLTSALLIHLTGGRIETHFHVFGSLAFIAFYRDWKVLMTATVVVAGDHLIRGLFWPQSVFGVLTASSWRWVEHAAWVLFEDVILFVAILRMRQEMHEIALRRATLEGSNMEIERQVVERTAELNSTQAELLETSRLAGMAEVATSVLHNVGNVLNSVGVSAELAAGKVREFRIGSLKNAAELLQQHQADLPAFLATDPRGKMLPEYLLKLATHLAEPQQAILKEMETLQKNIDHIKEIVAMQQRYARGTGVVEILSVADLIEDSIRINAASFSRHEVNVIREIAPVPPLKTDRHKVMQILVNLLSNAKHALDHKSDGDRRMTVKASLNQEGMLEICVLDNGVGIASENLQRIFSHGFTTKKQGHGFGLHSGALAARELGGTLSAHSDGVGLGAAFTLTLPLEH, encoded by the coding sequence ATGTCAGCCATAGCCGCCAACACACTGCCTGTAGGCAACGAAGCTAAAGAGGCAGCCTCGCTCCCTCGTGCTGTCGAAGCAAAGGAACGTTCGCATAAAGGGACTGCGCAGCCAGATGCCGACATTCACCTTTTGACGCTGCCCCCAACGGTTTTGCAACAGCGCGAGGCGGCTTTGTTTCATGCTGCAGAGTTTGATCTCCATCGCCATACAGACCAGCTCTTCTCCAGGCTCATGATCGTGCAGTGGCTGGCGGGTATTGCCGCCGCTTTGTGGATTTCTCCCCGCACTTGGATTGGTGACTCCAGCCAGGTGCATGTGCACGTATGGGCCGCCTTGTTGCTGGGTGGAGCTATCACGGCCTTCCCGGTGTGGCTTGCTCACAAGCAGCCCGGGCTGGCACTGACTCGTCATGTCATCGCGGCCGCACAGATGCTTACCTCGGCGCTGCTCATCCATCTCACCGGGGGACGTATCGAGACACATTTCCATGTCTTTGGCTCTCTGGCATTCATCGCTTTTTACCGTGACTGGAAAGTGCTCATGACCGCCACCGTCGTCGTGGCGGGCGATCATCTGATCCGCGGGCTCTTCTGGCCGCAGTCCGTTTTTGGTGTGCTGACGGCCAGTTCATGGCGCTGGGTCGAGCACGCAGCATGGGTGCTGTTTGAAGACGTCATTCTCTTCGTTGCCATTCTCAGGATGAGGCAGGAGATGCATGAGATAGCACTTCGCCGTGCCACTCTGGAAGGCAGCAACATGGAAATTGAGCGTCAGGTCGTGGAGCGCACTGCAGAGCTGAACAGCACGCAGGCCGAGCTTCTGGAGACCTCTCGACTGGCTGGCATGGCTGAGGTCGCTACCAGTGTTCTGCACAATGTGGGCAATGTCCTCAACAGCGTCGGGGTTTCCGCGGAACTCGCTGCCGGCAAGGTCAGGGAGTTTAGAATCGGAAGCCTGAAAAATGCAGCCGAACTGCTGCAGCAGCACCAGGCGGACCTGCCTGCCTTCCTTGCCACCGATCCCCGTGGCAAGATGCTGCCTGAATATCTTCTCAAGCTGGCCACGCACCTCGCGGAGCCTCAGCAGGCCATCCTCAAGGAAATGGAAACGCTTCAGAAAAACATCGATCATATCAAGGAGATCGTGGCCATGCAGCAGCGCTACGCGCGGGGCACAGGTGTGGTGGAGATTTTGTCAGTGGCGGACCTCATCGAGGACAGCATCCGCATCAATGCCGCCAGCTTCAGCCGCCATGAGGTCAATGTGATCAGGGAAATAGCTCCCGTGCCGCCGCTTAAAACAGACCGCCACAAGGTCATGCAGATCCTGGTCAATCTCCTCAGCAACGCCAAGCATGCACTCGATCACAAGAGCGATGGCGACCGCCGCATGACCGTCAAAGCGTCTCTCAATCAGGAAGGCATGCTGGAAATCTGCGTCCTTGATAACGGCGTCGGCATTGCCTCGGAAAACCTCCAGAGAATCTTTTCTCACGGCTTTACCACCAAGAAGCAGGGACATGGCTTCGGCCTTCACAGCGGTGCGCTGGCGGCCAGGGAGCTCGGAGGAACATTGAGCGCTCACAGCGACGGCGTTGGCCTGGGGGCTGCCTTCACCCTGACACTGCCGCTGGAACATTGA
- the araD gene encoding L-ribulose-5-phosphate 4-epimerase AraD — protein sequence MTLQDLREQVCEANRALEPSGLVRLTWGNVSGIDRASGLWAIKPSGVDYLELTPEDMVVLDLEGRVVEGKLRPSSDTKTHLVLYREFPEIGGITHTHSLHATMFSQAGRELPCYGTTHADHFHGTVPIVRALTPAEVAEDYEHFTGVAIVERLRELQLSPLEMPAVLQLHHAPFTFGKNAMDSLKNSIALEMCANMALGASALNPAIGQIPAHILEKHYLRKHGPGAYYGQK from the coding sequence ATGACCCTCCAAGACCTCCGCGAACAAGTTTGTGAAGCCAACCGTGCCCTTGAGCCCAGCGGCCTCGTACGCCTCACCTGGGGAAATGTCAGCGGCATCGACCGCGCCTCCGGCCTCTGGGCCATCAAGCCCAGCGGGGTGGATTACCTGGAACTCACCCCCGAGGACATGGTCGTTCTCGATCTCGAAGGCCGGGTGGTGGAGGGAAAATTGCGCCCCTCCTCAGACACCAAGACCCACCTGGTGCTCTACCGCGAGTTTCCGGAGATCGGCGGCATCACCCACACCCACAGCCTGCATGCCACCATGTTTTCACAGGCCGGACGTGAGCTCCCTTGCTACGGCACCACGCACGCAGATCACTTTCACGGCACGGTTCCCATCGTGCGCGCCCTCACTCCTGCCGAGGTTGCTGAGGATTACGAGCACTTCACCGGCGTCGCCATCGTGGAGCGCCTGCGCGAGCTCCAGCTCTCCCCTCTAGAGATGCCCGCGGTCCTCCAGCTTCACCACGCGCCGTTTACCTTTGGGAAAAATGCCATGGATTCCCTCAAAAACAGCATCGCCCTTGAAATGTGCGCCAACATGGCCTTGGGCGCTTCTGCCTTAAACCCTGCCATAGGCCAGATACCTGCACACATCTTGGAAAAGCATTATTTGCGCAAACACGGTCCGGGCGCGTATTACGGGCAGAAGTAA
- a CDS encoding AAA family ATPase translates to MPPPAAPPAVPDQEAISKASFWVAPLRTEIARVLVGQTALVDRLLVALLTNGHVLLEGVPGIAKTLAVRTLSGTLKAKFQRIQFTPDLLPADVIGTMVYHPKDGTFTPRLGPIFANLVLADEINRAPAKVQSALLEAMQERQVTIGENTHKLPDPFMVLATQNPIDQEGTYTLPEAQLDRFLLKVRVTYPTPIEERQVLDAMATSAPKLDVSQVADVSAISASRVVVNALFMDEKIRDYIVALIHATRHPETLAPHLKLLIRCGASPRGTINLALAAKALAFLNGRNYVIPQDIKDLAPDILRHRILLSYEAEAEGVTTDDVIKTLLDKLPVP, encoded by the coding sequence ATGCCTCCACCTGCCGCACCTCCCGCCGTTCCTGACCAGGAAGCCATCTCCAAAGCCTCCTTCTGGGTGGCTCCGCTTCGCACTGAAATAGCCCGTGTGCTCGTCGGCCAGACCGCCCTGGTGGACAGGCTGCTGGTGGCTCTGCTGACCAACGGCCACGTGCTGCTGGAGGGGGTGCCAGGGATCGCGAAAACACTGGCGGTGCGCACGCTCTCAGGGACATTGAAGGCGAAGTTTCAGCGCATTCAGTTTACCCCTGACCTGCTGCCTGCAGACGTCATCGGAACGATGGTTTATCACCCGAAAGATGGCACCTTCACCCCCCGCCTGGGCCCCATCTTTGCCAACCTGGTGCTGGCAGACGAAATCAACCGTGCCCCGGCCAAGGTGCAGAGTGCGCTGCTGGAGGCCATGCAGGAGCGGCAGGTCACGATCGGTGAAAACACGCATAAGCTGCCGGATCCCTTCATGGTGCTGGCAACGCAGAACCCGATCGATCAAGAAGGAACCTACACGCTGCCTGAGGCGCAGCTGGACCGATTCCTTTTGAAAGTCAGAGTAACTTACCCCACCCCGATCGAAGAACGCCAGGTGCTGGATGCGATGGCCACCTCGGCTCCGAAACTGGATGTGAGCCAGGTGGCGGATGTGTCCGCCATCAGCGCTAGCCGTGTGGTGGTGAACGCGCTTTTCATGGACGAAAAAATCCGGGACTACATCGTGGCCCTGATCCATGCGACGCGTCATCCTGAAACACTGGCCCCGCACCTGAAGCTGCTGATCCGCTGCGGGGCATCCCCGCGTGGCACGATCAATCTGGCACTGGCCGCCAAGGCGCTGGCTTTCCTGAATGGCCGGAACTACGTGATCCCGCAGGACATCAAGGACCTGGCACCGGACATCCTGAGACACCGAATCCTGCTCTCCTATGAAGCCGAAGCCGAAGGGGTGACCACGGACGACGTGATCAAAACCCTTCTGGACAAGCTGCCGGTTCCTTAA
- a CDS encoding DUF58 domain-containing protein, translating into MNRETAQNDNDARLTRILKRVRRIELLTRGMVKEMLGGQYHSRFKGQGIEFDDFREYQPGDDVRFIDWNVTARMNDPFVRKYVEERELTVMLCVDVSSSGDYGSQEDTKRERAAEIAAVFAFSAIQNQDKVGLTLFSEGVEHYLPARKGGPHAMRILRDILNNEPEKRGTDIKVALDLALERIAHRALIILVSDFITADSSWEKSLRAVAAKHDVVAAQILDPREITLPNAGRVCLEDPETGEQFLVNTSNPGVRELYEQRVNERQNALVHLLRRCGVERITVRTDEDYVPALKAYFRSRRRRKRG; encoded by the coding sequence GTGAACCGGGAAACAGCGCAGAACGACAACGACGCCAGGCTCACGCGCATCCTCAAGCGCGTGAGACGGATCGAGCTGCTGACGCGCGGCATGGTCAAGGAGATGCTGGGCGGGCAATACCACTCCCGCTTCAAAGGGCAGGGCATTGAGTTTGATGATTTCCGTGAGTACCAGCCGGGGGACGATGTGCGCTTCATCGACTGGAACGTGACGGCGCGCATGAACGACCCGTTTGTGCGCAAGTACGTGGAGGAACGTGAGCTGACGGTGATGCTGTGCGTGGATGTAAGCAGCTCCGGCGACTATGGCAGCCAGGAGGACACGAAGCGCGAGCGCGCCGCAGAGATCGCGGCGGTGTTTGCCTTCAGCGCCATCCAGAACCAGGACAAGGTAGGTTTAACGCTTTTCTCCGAAGGGGTGGAGCATTACCTCCCCGCACGCAAAGGCGGGCCGCATGCCATGCGCATCCTGCGTGACATCCTGAACAACGAGCCTGAAAAGCGGGGCACCGACATCAAGGTGGCGTTGGATCTGGCTCTGGAAAGAATTGCCCACCGGGCGCTGATCATCCTGGTGTCCGACTTCATCACAGCAGACAGCTCCTGGGAGAAAAGCCTGCGCGCAGTCGCCGCCAAACACGACGTAGTGGCGGCACAAATTCTGGACCCCCGAGAGATTACCCTGCCGAACGCCGGGAGAGTCTGCCTGGAAGACCCTGAAACGGGAGAGCAGTTTTTGGTCAACACGTCGAACCCGGGTGTTCGTGAACTGTATGAGCAGCGGGTGAATGAACGGCAGAACGCCCTGGTGCACCTGCTGCGCCGCTGCGGGGTGGAGCGCATCACGGTGAGGACTGACGAAGACTACGTGCCTGCGCTCAAGGCATACTTTCGTTCTCGTCGAAGGAGGAAACGCGGATGA
- a CDS encoding DUF4381 family protein, giving the protein MNIASLSASFFLAQFSGPPPLPHPELPAPDGVSLPPPWWLPWLAVLVLAMLIALVVWLLVRPKQTPAPPLRQPWTSAFRALSDLRTRTQTVPPAEMSHRISQILRRYLQERYSVPAPARTTREIFDAKAERQPGLPLTRAQGLWIERFEPVARLCDDMSFMPAPRTEEESLMLIDQALARLQEEKL; this is encoded by the coding sequence ATGAACATCGCCTCCCTCTCCGCATCTTTTTTCCTGGCTCAATTTTCAGGCCCACCGCCGCTGCCGCACCCGGAGCTGCCTGCGCCCGATGGAGTGAGTCTTCCTCCGCCGTGGTGGTTGCCCTGGCTGGCGGTGCTGGTTCTGGCAATGCTGATTGCGCTGGTGGTATGGCTGCTGGTGAGGCCAAAGCAGACGCCAGCCCCGCCGCTGCGCCAGCCCTGGACCTCCGCCTTTCGTGCCTTGAGCGATCTCCGGACCCGAACGCAAACCGTGCCACCGGCGGAAATGAGCCACCGGATCTCACAGATCCTGCGCAGATACCTGCAGGAGCGCTACTCCGTCCCGGCACCAGCCCGTACCACACGTGAGATTTTCGATGCCAAAGCAGAGCGCCAGCCCGGCTTGCCGCTGACACGTGCGCAGGGACTATGGATTGAACGATTTGAGCCTGTTGCACGCTTGTGTGACGACATGTCCTTCATGCCCGCGCCGCGCACTGAAGAGGAGTCTTTAATGCTGATCGACCAAGCTCTCGCACGTTTGCAGGAGGAGAAGCTATGA
- a CDS encoding VWA domain-containing protein has product MMIPGLSGFQILHPLWLVLLPLVPLLGMLRGARGKRAAIQFPTAALLKDLGTPARSRVGGFVVGLILISLTFGILALSRPQKVLSYDEEKAEGISIMLTVDVSLSMLIEDFYIGGQPVNRLTAAKRVMADFIKGRRSDKIGIVAFAGETYLPCPLTMDRDWLINNLDRVQTQRVGDGTAIGSGIASAANRMRREKTPSKVIVLLTDGANNSGRLSPQDAAKLAATLGIKIYTIAIGTPGIHSIPDPKRGTFTPVGQQLFDEGTLKEVAAIGSGQFYMAQNLSSLSDVFATIDKLEKTKIEHHKIVETEELFPWPLAVCATALFLALLLSLTVLHSAPEPVAT; this is encoded by the coding sequence ATGATGATCCCCGGCCTATCTGGATTTCAAATCCTGCACCCCCTGTGGCTGGTGCTGCTGCCCCTGGTGCCGCTGCTGGGAATGCTGCGCGGAGCACGTGGAAAACGGGCCGCGATCCAATTTCCCACTGCCGCGCTGCTCAAAGACCTGGGCACACCTGCTCGAAGCCGGGTCGGCGGCTTTGTCGTCGGGCTCATTTTGATCAGCCTGACGTTTGGCATTCTGGCACTGTCACGACCGCAGAAGGTTCTGTCCTACGATGAAGAAAAGGCGGAAGGCATCTCCATCATGCTGACGGTGGACGTGTCTCTCTCGATGCTGATCGAGGATTTCTACATCGGTGGACAGCCGGTGAACCGACTGACCGCCGCGAAGCGCGTGATGGCTGACTTCATCAAAGGCCGCCGCAGCGACAAGATCGGGATCGTGGCCTTTGCAGGGGAAACCTACCTGCCCTGCCCGCTGACGATGGACCGGGACTGGCTGATCAATAACCTGGACCGTGTGCAAACCCAGCGCGTGGGGGACGGCACCGCGATCGGCTCCGGCATCGCGTCAGCGGCCAACCGCATGCGACGCGAGAAAACACCCAGCAAGGTGATTGTGCTGCTGACAGACGGCGCCAACAACTCCGGCCGTCTGAGCCCGCAGGACGCAGCCAAGCTGGCAGCCACACTGGGCATCAAGATCTACACGATAGCGATCGGCACACCGGGCATCCATAGCATTCCCGACCCTAAGCGCGGCACATTTACACCAGTGGGGCAGCAGTTGTTTGATGAAGGCACGCTCAAAGAGGTGGCCGCCATCGGCAGCGGGCAGTTTTACATGGCGCAGAACCTGAGCTCCCTGAGCGATGTGTTTGCCACGATCGACAAACTCGAAAAAACCAAGATTGAACACCATAAAATCGTCGAGACTGAAGAGCTGTTTCCCTGGCCGCTGGCGGTATGCGCCACCGCCTTGTTTCTGGCGCTGCTGCTGTCTCTGACCGTGCTGCACTCGGCCCCGGAACCAGTCGCCACCTGA